In the genome of Acidovorax sp. 69, the window CAAGGATGCCCCTATTTGCGCTGCCGGTCAGCGTGCGAAACGAGTGACTGGACGAAGCGCTGATGCGATTTTGTGCACTAGCTCGGCTCCACGTTTGCAATGGCGTGAAATTCCTGGTCTAAGGACAAACCAATGACAAAGAAGCGATATCAAAAGGGTTTTACCCTGATTGAATTAATGATTGTTGTAGCGATTATTGGAATTTTGGCAGCGGTGGCCTATCCGTCCTACAAGGAGTACATCGCGCGTTCTCGCAGGGCAGAGGCTAGAACCATTTTGATTGCAAGCCAGCAGTGGATGGAGCGGTTCTATACGGAAAATTTCCGCTATGATAAAACTAGCGCAGCAACCCCTGTGGCTGTTACCGATTCTTCGCAATTTCCATCTCGTTTCAGTGTGTCGCCCACTCCGGGTCAAGGGGCGCCGGTATATGACATAACGGTTGTGGTGACTAACAATGTCCGGGATGTCTATTCGGTACAGGCTACGCGCAAGGCTGGATCTTCCATGGCTGCTGATCGTTGTGGAGACTTTTCCATTGATCATCTTGGACGAAGAGATTTGACTAATTATTCAGGTTTTTCCAGCAAGGCAGCAGCGATTGAGGCCTGTTGGAAATAGTTTTTGAGCTTCATGGGAACCCAATCACAGCAGCGTGGTTGGGTTTTTTTTTGCCGGAGGTCTTTTGATTTGTAAAAATAATGTGGGGATTTTTGAAGGTGCCGAGCATTTGATGGACATTGCAATAGCGAACGCCCACGAGGGATTGTGGCGAACTTCACCGAACCCCAGGGTTGGCTGTGTGATCGCCGATGCGAGCGGAGTCGTATTGGGCCAAGGCTCCACCCAACGCGCGGGCGGTCCCCATGCTGAAGTTGTGGCTTTGCGTGATGCTCGGCTTAGGGGGCATTCAGTAGTAGGTTCCACAGCATATGTCACGCTGGAGCCCTGCTCGCACCATGGACGCACAGGGCCATGTTGCGATGTGCTAGTGAATGCGGGCATTGCCAAAGTAGTAGCGTCATTGGCCGACCCGAATCCTTTGGTGGCGGGCAAGGGCTTTTCCCGTTTACGAGCCTCAGGTGTCGCAGTAGAGGTTGGACAGAGGGGCGACGAGTCGCGTGAGCTAAACCTTGGCTTCTTCAGCCGCATGGTGCGAAAAATCCCCTGGGTGCGTATGAAAATTGCCGCCTCGTTGGACGGAAACATGGCGCTTCTGAATGGGGCCAGTCAGTGGATCACGGGGCCTGAAGCACGAGCCGACGGGCACGCGTGGCGCGCCCGAGCGTGTGCTATTTTGGCGGGTATTGGCACCGTTCTTGCCGATGATCCCCGGTTGGATGTGCGCGGGATTCACACGGAGCGACAGCCCATTCTGGTGCTCGTAGATAGCGAGTTGCAGGTGCCTTTAAATGCTTCTATTTTTATAGCTGATCGCGCCGTATATATCTACGCAGCAATCGAACATGAGGCAAAACAACGCGCATTGGAGGAACTGGGTGCGACCGTGATCGTTTTGCCTAATGACCAAGGAAAGGTGGATTTGTCGGAAATGATGAAAGACTTGGCACGCCGTGAAATCAATGAATTGCACGTCGAGGCGGGTAGTAGGCTCAATGGTTCCCTGGTACGCGAAGGGTTGGTTGATGAATTTTTGGTCTACCTGGCACCGAAGTTGATTGGCACAGGGCTTGGAATGTTGCAGTGGGGCCCATTCACAGAGCTTTCACAGGCGTTGTCACTCGAGTTCGCGGGAGTAGACCGCGTAGGGCCTGATGTGCGTTTGCTAGCCCGGGTCATTGGGCGGGATCGCTTCTAACGGCCCGCCTTTTCCTGCGCTGTGGTTGCCTGCCCCTTATTTGCGTACATATCCAAGGCAGGCGCCCGCGTTGGGTGCTCCCTTGCATTCGCGCGTGAGCCTTCGGTCGCGCTCTGTTGTAGTTTCTTCCGATGTGCTGCGTTGGTGTTTGATCTTGACGGCGCCTTTTTTCTTGGTTTGCTGGGCCGTCGGTTTATGTATCGTTTTTGATGTCGGCTCGACGCTGTATG includes:
- the ribD gene encoding bifunctional diaminohydroxyphosphoribosylaminopyrimidine deaminase/5-amino-6-(5-phosphoribosylamino)uracil reductase RibD — its product is MDIAIANAHEGLWRTSPNPRVGCVIADASGVVLGQGSTQRAGGPHAEVVALRDARLRGHSVVGSTAYVTLEPCSHHGRTGPCCDVLVNAGIAKVVASLADPNPLVAGKGFSRLRASGVAVEVGQRGDESRELNLGFFSRMVRKIPWVRMKIAASLDGNMALLNGASQWITGPEARADGHAWRARACAILAGIGTVLADDPRLDVRGIHTERQPILVLVDSELQVPLNASIFIADRAVYIYAAIEHEAKQRALEELGATVIVLPNDQGKVDLSEMMKDLARREINELHVEAGSRLNGSLVREGLVDEFLVYLAPKLIGTGLGMLQWGPFTELSQALSLEFAGVDRVGPDVRLLARVIGRDRF
- a CDS encoding type IV pilin protein; the protein is MTKKRYQKGFTLIELMIVVAIIGILAAVAYPSYKEYIARSRRAEARTILIASQQWMERFYTENFRYDKTSAATPVAVTDSSQFPSRFSVSPTPGQGAPVYDITVVVTNNVRDVYSVQATRKAGSSMAADRCGDFSIDHLGRRDLTNYSGFSSKAAAIEACWK